The following are encoded together in the Gemmatimonadota bacterium genome:
- a CDS encoding PAS domain S-box protein — protein MAIVERDSVGTIESADARYRQLFEQNVAVQLVVDPANGAIVDANRAAADFYGLSREALTQRAVTELAALPDDDVLQTLEVAAELGAHSFAFPHKHASGELRLVEIYAGPLSMHGRALVHMIVHDVTERVRAEDEARELHAERVAHQRTMALHEELRRQETLSRIGELVAAVAHEVRNPLFAISSTLDAMRSRLGDTPEVQRYYPVLASQVERLNALMRELLDYGKPAALVLEDTEAAGLVQVALDLARPLATAEDVALSTSAVRPLPLIRADRQRVVQVLHNLIVNAVQHSGRGTTVEVVLQPATLRDARAVAFLVRDRGPGFSDGDEARVFEPFFSRRRGGTGMGLALAHRLVHDHGGEIVAANREGGGACLRVVLPAAGDGTRATT, from the coding sequence ATGGCAATCGTCGAACGGGACTCCGTCGGCACGATCGAATCGGCCGACGCGCGGTACCGCCAGCTCTTCGAGCAGAACGTGGCGGTACAGCTGGTGGTCGACCCGGCCAACGGCGCCATTGTCGATGCCAATCGCGCCGCCGCCGACTTCTACGGCCTGTCGCGCGAGGCGCTCACGCAGCGCGCCGTCACCGAGCTCGCCGCACTCCCCGACGACGACGTCCTCCAGACGCTGGAGGTCGCGGCTGAGCTTGGGGCGCACTCGTTCGCCTTTCCCCACAAGCACGCCTCGGGCGAGCTGCGCCTCGTGGAGATCTACGCCGGCCCGCTCTCGATGCACGGCCGCGCCCTGGTCCACATGATCGTGCACGATGTCACCGAGCGCGTGCGTGCCGAGGACGAGGCCCGCGAGCTGCACGCCGAGCGGGTGGCCCACCAGCGCACTATGGCGCTGCACGAGGAACTGCGCCGACAGGAGACGCTCTCGCGCATCGGCGAGCTGGTGGCCGCGGTGGCGCACGAGGTGCGCAATCCGTTGTTTGCCATCTCCTCGACGCTCGACGCGATGCGCTCGCGCCTGGGCGACACTCCCGAGGTGCAACGCTACTACCCGGTGCTGGCCTCACAGGTGGAGCGGCTCAACGCGCTGATGCGGGAGCTGCTCGACTACGGCAAGCCGGCCGCGCTCGTGCTCGAGGACACCGAGGCGGCCGGGCTCGTGCAGGTGGCGCTCGACCTCGCGCGTCCCCTCGCCACCGCCGAAGATGTCGCGCTCAGCACGTCGGCCGTGCGGCCCCTTCCGCTCATTCGCGCCGACCGGCAACGTGTGGTGCAGGTGCTGCACAACCTCATCGTCAATGCGGTCCAGCACAGCGGGCGCGGGACGACGGTGGAGGTGGTCCTGCAGCCGGCGACGTTGCGCGACGCGCGTGCCGTGGCGTTCCTCGTGCGCGACCGAGGCCCCGGCTTCAGCGACGGCGACGAGGCGCGCGTCTTCGAACCGTTCTTCTCGCGCCGCCGCGGCGGCACCGGGATGGGGCTCGCCCTCGCGCACCGCCTGGTGCACGATCACGGCGGGGAAATTGTCGCGGCGAACCGAGAGGGAGGCGGCGCGTGCCTGCGCGTCGTGCTCCCCGCCGCTGGGGATGGGACGAGAGCCACCACCTGA
- a CDS encoding HEAT repeat domain-containing protein, with protein sequence MMTATRVVVGALLLAGALAPHRQLQAQGASQRLALVRDGRVRFTFTLRPEVCGSGQNIWRSRDGRSRTTWGEGSARDVEYDVDCDSGPGRIVIDKDGGVVEDLRFYVGGRWRVGGQVTDLGHVSTREAAALLLSLARTTDGKAGRSAIFPLTVIDSVVIWRDLMQLARDDSRPRETRKQAVFWLGQLAEGPATAGLDELVGEAALDREVREQAIFALSQRPRDEGIPALVKVVRTSKDPALRKKALFWLGQSGDPRALQLIEELLAKG encoded by the coding sequence ATGATGACCGCGACGCGCGTGGTGGTCGGGGCGCTCCTGCTGGCCGGCGCCCTGGCCCCTCACCGACAGCTGCAAGCCCAAGGCGCGAGCCAGCGCCTGGCGCTGGTCCGGGACGGGCGGGTGCGCTTCACCTTCACCCTTCGCCCTGAGGTCTGCGGCTCCGGCCAGAACATCTGGCGCTCCCGCGACGGGCGCAGCCGCACCACATGGGGTGAGGGGAGCGCGCGCGACGTGGAGTACGACGTCGACTGCGACAGCGGGCCAGGGCGCATCGTGATCGACAAGGACGGTGGTGTGGTCGAGGATCTGCGCTTCTACGTCGGCGGACGCTGGCGAGTCGGGGGGCAGGTGACCGATCTCGGGCACGTGAGCACGCGCGAGGCGGCCGCGCTGCTCCTCTCCCTCGCCCGCACCACCGACGGAAAGGCCGGCCGCAGCGCCATCTTCCCGCTTACCGTCATCGACTCGGTCGTGATCTGGCGTGACCTCATGCAGTTGGCCCGCGACGACTCCCGCCCGCGTGAGACGCGCAAGCAGGCGGTCTTCTGGCTGGGGCAGCTCGCCGAGGGGCCGGCCACCGCGGGGCTCGACGAGCTGGTGGGCGAGGCCGCGCTCGATCGCGAGGTGCGCGAGCAGGCGATCTTCGCCCTCTCGCAGCGCCCCCGCGACGAGGGGATTCCCGCCCTCGTGAAGGTCGTCCGGACGAGCAAGGACCCGGCGCTCAGGAAGAAGGCGCTCTTCTGGCTCGGCCAGTCCGGCGATCCGCGCGCCTTGCAGCTGATCGAGGAGCTGCTCGCCAAGGGGTGA
- a CDS encoding HEAT repeat domain-containing protein yields MTVHRTFIHAVTVAALATAPAIAPAQGAASPARARASVSIATAAAGVSSVNATTPLAGALAALAMTSDLTSAATTRATSRVAWTGDQVVDSLFRQARERMNRGEYRRAADLFMEVARRAGKAPLAGDALYWQAYSLYRDGASPALHEALASLDRLAQEYPSAATLGDANTLRIRVCGVLAKRGDEQCAAEVSASAGGGTSTGVTAGRPGQQGVVAGRRVTSTGQGRSSASASASEPGCPRDDEDDERVAALNALLQMDAERALPILERVLARRDKCSASLRRKAVFLVSQKGDARAADILMGAVRGDPDAEVREQAVFWLGQTKDDRAVDMLQEILQKESNDEVLEKAVFALSQHRSQRAGTILRDLAQRDGAALKVREQAIFWLGQQRNADNGELLKSLYARVKEEELKEKIIFSISQNRGGENNRWLLELAMNNREPIEMRKKALFWAGQSRGTSMDDLAALYSKTDDREMKEQVIFVYSQRRDAAAADKLMDIAKNDKDKELRKKAIFWLSQSRDPRVAKFLEELIG; encoded by the coding sequence ATGACTGTCCATCGCACCTTCATTCATGCCGTGACCGTGGCGGCGCTGGCGACCGCGCCGGCCATTGCCCCCGCCCAGGGGGCCGCCTCGCCCGCTCGTGCCAGAGCGAGCGTCAGCATCGCGACCGCTGCGGCGGGCGTGTCCAGCGTCAACGCTACGACGCCCCTCGCCGGGGCGCTTGCGGCGCTGGCCATGACGTCGGACCTCACGTCGGCGGCCACCACGCGCGCGACCAGCCGTGTGGCCTGGACGGGCGACCAGGTCGTCGACTCGCTCTTCCGGCAGGCGCGCGAGCGCATGAATCGCGGCGAGTATCGCCGGGCCGCCGACCTGTTCATGGAAGTGGCGCGGCGCGCGGGCAAGGCACCGCTGGCCGGTGACGCGCTGTACTGGCAAGCGTACTCGCTCTATCGGGATGGCGCCTCGCCGGCCCTGCACGAGGCGCTGGCCTCGCTCGACCGCCTCGCGCAGGAGTACCCGTCAGCCGCAACGCTGGGCGACGCGAACACGCTCCGCATTCGCGTCTGCGGCGTGCTGGCTAAGCGTGGCGACGAGCAGTGCGCCGCCGAGGTGTCGGCGAGTGCCGGCGGCGGCACATCCACGGGTGTGACGGCCGGGCGCCCCGGCCAGCAGGGAGTGGTCGCGGGACGTCGGGTGACCTCCACGGGACAGGGGCGTTCGTCGGCATCGGCATCGGCCTCCGAGCCCGGATGTCCGCGCGACGATGAGGACGACGAACGCGTGGCCGCCCTCAACGCCCTGCTGCAGATGGACGCCGAACGCGCCCTCCCGATCCTCGAGCGCGTCCTCGCACGTCGTGACAAGTGCTCGGCCTCGCTGCGACGCAAGGCGGTTTTCCTTGTCTCGCAGAAGGGAGACGCGCGGGCCGCCGACATCCTCATGGGCGCCGTGCGCGGCGACCCGGACGCCGAGGTGCGCGAGCAGGCGGTCTTCTGGCTCGGGCAGACCAAGGACGATCGCGCCGTCGACATGCTCCAGGAGATTCTCCAGAAGGAGTCCAACGACGAGGTGCTGGAGAAGGCCGTCTTCGCGCTCTCGCAGCATCGCAGCCAGCGCGCCGGCACGATCCTGCGCGACCTCGCGCAGCGCGATGGCGCCGCGCTCAAGGTGCGCGAGCAGGCGATCTTCTGGCTCGGGCAGCAGCGCAACGCTGACAACGGCGAGCTGCTCAAGAGCCTCTACGCCCGGGTGAAGGAAGAGGAGCTCAAGGAGAAGATCATCTTCTCGATTTCGCAGAACCGCGGCGGCGAGAACAATCGCTGGCTCCTCGAGCTGGCGATGAACAACCGGGAGCCGATCGAGATGCGGAAGAAGGCGCTCTTCTGGGCCGGGCAGAGCCGCGGGACCTCGATGGACGACCTGGCCGCGCTCTACAGCAAGACCGACGATCGCGAGATGAAGGAGCAGGTGATCTTCGTCTACTCGCAGCGCCGGGACGCGGCGGCGGCCGACAAGCTCATGGACATCGCGAAGAACGACAAGGACAAGGAGCTGCGCAAGAAGGCGATCTTCTGGCTGTCGCAGTCGCGCGACCCGCGGGTGGCCAAGTTCCTCGAGGAGCTCATCGGATGA
- a CDS encoding sigma-70 family RNA polymerase sigma factor, which yields MVGWVTERATIERARAGDRAAQRELYEANVDRLYRVAFRLAGDEDLARDFTQEAFIRAFQRLGDFRGDSAFSTWLHSIAVSVALNGLRKIKRLRTRETVLEEAESLGTTTRRADPDLRDRLHRAIDALPEGYRSVFVLHDVEGYTHEEIGQILGIQAGTSKAQLFRARGRLREALADFAGAWSA from the coding sequence ATGGTGGGGTGGGTGACCGAGCGAGCGACGATCGAGCGCGCCAGGGCCGGGGACCGTGCGGCCCAGCGCGAACTCTACGAGGCCAACGTGGACCGGCTCTACCGTGTGGCCTTTCGCCTCGCGGGAGACGAGGACCTCGCGCGCGACTTCACCCAGGAGGCCTTCATCCGCGCGTTCCAGCGGCTGGGGGACTTCCGGGGCGACTCGGCCTTCTCCACCTGGTTGCACAGCATCGCCGTCTCCGTGGCGCTCAATGGGCTGCGCAAGATCAAGCGGCTCAGGACGCGCGAGACGGTGCTGGAGGAGGCGGAGTCGTTAGGTACGACGACGCGACGGGCCGACCCCGACCTGCGCGACCGGTTGCACCGGGCGATCGATGCCCTGCCGGAAGGCTACCGCTCGGTGTTCGTGCTGCACGACGTGGAAGGCTACACGCATGAAGAAATCGGCCAGATACTCGGCATCCAGGCCGGAACGTCCAAGGCGCAGCTCTTTCGCGCCCGGGGCCGCCTTCGCGAAGCGCTGGCGGATTTTGCAGGAGCATGGAGCGCATGA
- a CDS encoding DASS family sodium-coupled anion symporter codes for MSTTPPTTPPATPPSASPAAAPSSGERHEPHTVWWRWLLILGVGGGIVALGAPAGIAPEAWRLFAIFIATILGSILRPAPAGAVVLFGVCAIAVTGAMTPANALKGYSDPLVWLVLCAFFISRGVMKTGLGERIAYHFIRAIGQRSIGLVYALVGTDTLLATIIPSNSARAGGVIFPIARSLAQAYDSHPGPTARRLGAYLMVAVYHCDVIACAMFLTGQASNVLIARFAKEVSGVELTFTSWAAAMIVPGLTALALVPIILFRLFPPEITHTPDAASFAGRALEKMGAPSRGEWMMLLVFVVVALLWMTTRWHGINYTVVALMGVCFLIITGVLQWDDVMGDRAAWDVFIWYGGLVRMAEALGETGITKRFAEVAASLTLGWEWGAALIALVLIYFFAHYAFASITAHATAMFTPFLVVVIAAGAPPHLAVLSLAAASNLDAALTHFGTTTSPIYFGARYIPQKTWWRLGLITACATILIFGTIGPLWWRVLGLW; via the coding sequence ATGAGCACCACGCCGCCTACCACGCCCCCTGCCACGCCCCCCTCGGCGTCGCCCGCCGCCGCTCCCAGCTCGGGCGAGCGGCACGAGCCGCATACCGTCTGGTGGCGCTGGCTCCTGATTCTTGGCGTCGGCGGGGGGATCGTCGCGCTCGGGGCCCCCGCGGGGATCGCCCCCGAGGCCTGGCGTCTCTTCGCGATCTTCATCGCCACCATCCTGGGCTCGATCCTGCGCCCGGCTCCGGCCGGCGCGGTCGTCCTGTTCGGCGTCTGCGCCATCGCGGTGACCGGCGCCATGACGCCAGCCAACGCGCTCAAGGGATACAGCGACCCGCTCGTCTGGCTGGTCCTGTGCGCCTTCTTCATCTCGCGCGGGGTGATGAAAACCGGGCTGGGCGAGCGCATCGCCTACCATTTCATCCGCGCCATCGGGCAGCGGTCGATTGGCCTGGTCTACGCGCTCGTGGGGACCGACACGCTGCTGGCGACGATCATCCCGTCGAACAGCGCCCGCGCCGGGGGGGTGATCTTCCCGATTGCCCGCAGCCTGGCGCAGGCGTACGACTCACACCCCGGTCCGACGGCGCGACGGCTCGGCGCCTATCTCATGGTCGCGGTCTACCACTGCGACGTGATCGCCTGCGCCATGTTCCTCACCGGGCAGGCGTCGAACGTCCTGATCGCGCGCTTCGCCAAGGAAGTGAGCGGCGTCGAGCTCACGTTCACCAGCTGGGCCGCGGCGATGATCGTCCCGGGGCTGACCGCGCTGGCGCTCGTCCCCATCATCCTCTTCCGGCTCTTTCCCCCCGAGATCACGCACACCCCCGACGCGGCATCGTTCGCCGGGCGCGCGCTGGAGAAGATGGGGGCGCCGTCCCGCGGGGAGTGGATGATGCTGCTCGTCTTCGTCGTGGTCGCGCTGCTGTGGATGACGACGCGCTGGCACGGGATCAACTACACCGTCGTGGCGCTGATGGGGGTCTGCTTCCTCATCATCACGGGCGTGTTGCAGTGGGACGACGTGATGGGCGACCGCGCGGCGTGGGACGTCTTCATCTGGTACGGCGGCCTGGTGCGGATGGCCGAGGCGTTAGGCGAGACCGGGATCACGAAGCGATTCGCCGAGGTGGCCGCGAGCCTGACGCTGGGGTGGGAATGGGGGGCCGCGCTGATCGCGCTCGTCCTCATCTACTTCTTCGCGCACTACGCCTTTGCCAGCATCACCGCGCATGCCACGGCGATGTTCACGCCCTTCCTGGTGGTGGTGATCGCCGCGGGGGCGCCGCCGCACCTCGCGGTCCTTTCGCTCGCGGCCGCCTCGAACCTGGACGCCGCCCTCACGCACTTCGGGACGACGACGTCGCCCATCTACTTCGGCGCCCGCTACATCCCGCAGAAGACGTGGTGGCGCCTGGGGTTGATCACGGCCTGCGCGACGATCCTCATCTTCGGCACCATCGGTCCGCTGTGGTGGCGGGTGCTGGGACTCTGGTAA
- a CDS encoding alanine racemase: METPAALVDLDILAQNIDRMAEYSALHGLSLRPHVKTHKSPRIAAEQLRLGAVGLTCATPRELEVMSDVTSDLLLNYPLLGAPKLARALSLPREVQLTVAVDSMIAVDALAATARIMDRPVRVYVELDLGMHRVGVQSVDDAIALAMRVAEQPPLIFAGITFYPGHIREPVSEQEAKLARLRQDLASALERMERSGVRPSIVSGGSTPLAWRMHEVPGVTEVRPGTYVYNDRTTAQIGACAWEDCAFTVLATVVSTAVPGQAVIDAGCKALGREPVRGVAGEGYAALLDRPEVTVQRMSEEHGILDLTQTSWRPRVGDVVRLVPNHVCIVVHLNDVIHGVRGDVVESRWPVSARGREGALAGDA; this comes from the coding sequence ATGGAGACGCCGGCCGCGCTGGTCGATCTCGACATCCTGGCGCAGAACATCGACCGCATGGCCGAGTACTCGGCCTTGCACGGGTTGTCGCTCCGACCGCACGTCAAGACGCACAAGTCGCCGCGGATCGCGGCGGAGCAGCTGCGCCTGGGGGCGGTGGGGCTGACCTGCGCCACGCCGCGCGAGCTGGAAGTGATGTCCGACGTGACCAGCGACCTCCTGCTCAACTATCCGTTGCTGGGGGCGCCGAAACTGGCGCGGGCGCTGTCGCTCCCGCGCGAGGTGCAGCTGACGGTGGCCGTCGACTCGATGATCGCGGTGGACGCCCTGGCGGCGACGGCCCGCATCATGGACCGTCCGGTGCGCGTGTACGTCGAGCTCGACCTTGGCATGCATCGCGTGGGGGTGCAGAGCGTGGACGACGCGATCGCCCTGGCGATGCGGGTGGCGGAGCAGCCGCCGCTGATTTTCGCCGGCATCACGTTCTATCCGGGACACATCCGCGAGCCGGTCTCGGAGCAGGAGGCCAAGCTGGCGCGACTGCGGCAGGACCTGGCGTCGGCGCTGGAGCGGATGGAGCGCTCGGGGGTCCGGCCGTCGATCGTGAGCGGTGGCTCGACGCCGCTGGCGTGGCGCATGCACGAGGTCCCCGGCGTGACCGAGGTGCGCCCCGGCACGTACGTCTACAATGACCGCACGACGGCGCAGATCGGGGCGTGCGCGTGGGAAGACTGTGCGTTCACCGTGCTGGCGACGGTGGTGAGCACCGCCGTCCCCGGCCAGGCGGTGATCGATGCCGGCTGCAAGGCGTTAGGGCGCGAACCGGTGCGCGGCGTGGCGGGCGAAGGGTACGCCGCCCTGCTCGACCGCCCCGAAGTCACGGTGCAGCGCATGTCGGAGGAGCACGGGATCCTCGACCTCACGCAGACGTCGTGGCGCCCGCGCGTGGGCGACGTGGTGCGCCTGGTGCCGAACCACGTGTGCATCGTCGTGCACCTCAACGACGTGATCCACGGCGTGCGTGGCGACGTGGTCGAGTCGCGCTGGCCGGTCAGTGCCCGAGGGCGGGAAGGAGCGCTGGCAGGAGACGCATAG
- a CDS encoding YceI family protein, whose amino-acid sequence MRDATRFTLDARTMRVTFTAWLGPLRVEGYFGELHGALVLPNTDIERATLEVAVAAASIDTGMPMRDRHLRGPSFLDADRYPHITFSSRRVSRDNGDLLVAGVLALRGETREMVTRCPVHRMDGEGIAGRIAFSGALDVPSHAHGVGIARGLDLLNPIFLAVGKRVQVEARLVVPAMRLLPALLPALGH is encoded by the coding sequence ATGCGCGACGCGACGCGATTCACCCTCGATGCCCGCACCATGCGCGTGACCTTCACGGCGTGGTTAGGGCCGCTGCGCGTCGAGGGGTACTTCGGTGAGCTGCATGGCGCGCTCGTGCTTCCCAACACCGACATCGAACGCGCGACACTCGAGGTGGCGGTGGCCGCCGCCAGCATCGACACGGGGATGCCGATGCGCGACCGCCACCTGCGCGGCCCCTCGTTCCTCGACGCTGACCGGTACCCGCACATCACCTTCAGCAGCCGGCGCGTCTCGCGCGACAACGGTGACCTGCTCGTGGCCGGCGTGCTCGCGTTGCGCGGCGAGACACGCGAGATGGTGACGCGCTGCCCGGTGCATCGCATGGACGGCGAGGGGATCGCCGGGCGCATCGCCTTCAGCGGCGCGCTCGACGTCCCGAGTCATGCGCACGGGGTGGGGATCGCGCGCGGCCTCGACCTCCTGAACCCGATCTTCCTCGCCGTGGGGAAGCGCGTGCAGGTGGAGGCGCGCCTCGTCGTCCCCGCTATGCGTCTCCTGCCAGCGCTCCTTCCCGCCCTCGGGCACTGA
- a CDS encoding Ig-like domain-containing protein gives MSVPKFWRVSAALLLAACGGGGDGGGTTNPPPTATLDNVTVSPTTLSLSAGSTQNITPSASSASGAAVAGVSFSYSSSNTAVASVSQTGQVLGISAGTSTITVTGTLGSVSKSATTAVTVTGALPNAVTVVSGTAANTFTPPNVALARGGTVTWTFGDLVHNVDFQGTSGAPAGIGNTTNASVGRTFNTPGNFGYVCTLHSGMSGNVLVP, from the coding sequence GTGTCAGTTCCCAAGTTCTGGCGGGTCTCAGCCGCGTTGCTGCTGGCGGCCTGCGGTGGTGGTGGCGATGGCGGCGGCACCACCAATCCCCCGCCCACCGCGACGCTGGACAACGTGACCGTCTCGCCGACCACGCTGTCGCTGAGCGCCGGCTCCACGCAGAACATCACGCCGAGTGCCTCGTCGGCCAGCGGCGCCGCCGTCGCGGGGGTCTCGTTCTCCTACAGCTCGAGCAACACCGCCGTCGCCTCGGTGTCGCAGACGGGGCAGGTGCTCGGGATCAGCGCCGGGACGTCGACGATCACCGTCACCGGCACCCTCGGAAGCGTGAGCAAGTCGGCCACCACGGCGGTGACCGTGACCGGCGCGCTGCCCAACGCGGTGACCGTGGTCTCGGGGACGGCCGCCAACACCTTCACGCCGCCTAACGTGGCACTCGCCCGCGGCGGGACGGTGACGTGGACCTTCGGCGACCTCGTGCACAACGTCGACTTTCAGGGAACGTCGGGCGCCCCCGCCGGGATCGGCAACACCACGAATGCATCCGTGGGGCGCACCTTCAACACGCCGGGCAACTTCGGATACGTCTGCACATTGCACAGCGGGATGAGCGGAAACGTCCTCGTGCCCTAG
- a CDS encoding response regulator transcription factor produces the protein MATPPVRTLVIDDEPLAREHLRALLSSRDDITVIGECGDGASAIARIRADAPELVLLDVQMPEGGGFDVVRGVGVDRMPAVIFVTAYDQHALAAFEVHAVDYLLKPVNRARFAKAIERVVRLLRPAAETPMAASARPASEPVALAKAMDAIDGARAGADRLTVRAGERMLYLRMQDIDWVEAADDVARLHVGKQVFEHRVTLSQLEQRLPSRTFVRVHRSAIVNVERIREFQPWFQGDWIIVLADGTRVQTGKSYRARVRELIGA, from the coding sequence ATGGCCACTCCCCCGGTCCGGACCCTGGTGATCGACGACGAGCCGCTGGCGCGCGAACACCTGCGCGCGCTGCTCTCGTCCCGCGACGACATCACCGTCATCGGGGAGTGCGGCGACGGCGCGTCGGCCATCGCCCGCATCCGGGCGGACGCGCCGGAGCTGGTCCTGCTCGACGTGCAGATGCCGGAAGGCGGGGGCTTCGACGTGGTGCGTGGCGTCGGCGTCGACCGGATGCCGGCCGTCATCTTCGTCACGGCGTACGACCAGCATGCGCTCGCCGCGTTCGAGGTGCACGCGGTGGACTACCTGCTCAAGCCGGTGAATCGCGCGCGCTTCGCCAAGGCGATCGAGCGCGTCGTTAGGCTGCTGCGTCCGGCGGCCGAGACCCCGATGGCGGCGTCGGCGCGGCCGGCATCCGAGCCGGTCGCCCTCGCCAAGGCCATGGACGCGATCGACGGCGCGCGGGCCGGCGCCGATCGCCTGACCGTGCGCGCCGGCGAACGGATGCTCTACCTGCGCATGCAGGACATCGACTGGGTCGAGGCGGCCGACGACGTCGCCCGCCTGCACGTGGGGAAGCAGGTCTTCGAGCATCGCGTGACCCTCTCGCAACTCGAGCAGCGCCTGCCGTCACGCACCTTCGTTCGTGTGCATCGCTCGGCCATAGTCAACGTCGAGCGCATCCGCGAGTTCCAACCCTGGTTCCAGGGCGACTGGATCATCGTGCTGGCCGACGGCACCCGCGTACAGACGGGGAAGAGCTACCGCGCCCGGGTCCGCGAGTTGATCGGCGCGTAG
- a CDS encoding histidine kinase has protein sequence MLAVERDRAERALNGVRIVVLLLLGGAALLYAPLLTPALNRTNVAILVPTLAWAVVQVPLFHRRRRLPAWLSIANPILDITAVSCIIGGYALASTPMLALKTPIITAYFIILAALPVASSTRKAAIVSALAVVEYAALVVGFAVSGRLALVANPVLALGADGVSPLDEGARLFLLACAGAVATYATQWQEQLWTRYAEVSRASEQLQAQLDQAQLQTLKLQLHPHFLFNTLNAITALIHRAPDRAERMVAGLSELLRISLGSAAEQEVPLSREIEVLEHYVDIQQERFQGRLVVRLDVAPDVREALVPNLILQPLVENAIKHGIGPRAAGGTVEVAARRSNDALLLVVRDDGVGEPVPQLRREGVGLANSRARLTSLYGEGHRLTAGAGATGGFEVSIVIPFHTEPAARLVAAGIDPD, from the coding sequence GTGCTGGCGGTCGAGCGCGACCGCGCCGAGCGGGCGCTCAACGGCGTGCGCATCGTCGTCCTCCTCCTGCTGGGCGGGGCGGCGCTGCTCTACGCGCCGTTGCTCACGCCGGCGCTCAACCGCACCAACGTCGCCATCCTCGTGCCGACGCTGGCGTGGGCGGTGGTGCAGGTCCCGCTCTTTCACCGGCGCCGCCGGCTCCCGGCGTGGCTGAGCATCGCCAATCCGATCCTCGACATCACGGCCGTCAGCTGCATCATCGGGGGGTACGCGCTCGCGTCCACGCCGATGCTGGCCCTCAAGACGCCGATCATCACCGCCTACTTCATCATCCTGGCCGCGCTCCCGGTGGCGTCGAGCACACGAAAGGCGGCCATCGTCTCGGCGCTCGCGGTGGTCGAGTACGCAGCGCTGGTGGTGGGCTTCGCGGTGAGCGGGCGGCTGGCGCTCGTGGCCAATCCCGTGCTGGCGCTGGGGGCCGACGGCGTGTCGCCGCTCGACGAGGGGGCGCGCCTCTTCCTCCTGGCGTGTGCCGGCGCGGTGGCCACGTACGCCACGCAGTGGCAGGAGCAGCTGTGGACCCGCTACGCCGAGGTCTCCCGGGCCAGCGAGCAGCTGCAAGCGCAGCTCGACCAGGCGCAACTCCAGACGCTCAAGCTGCAGCTGCACCCGCACTTCCTCTTCAACACGCTCAATGCCATCACGGCGCTCATCCACCGCGCCCCGGACCGGGCCGAGCGGATGGTGGCCGGGCTCAGCGAGCTGCTGCGGATCTCCCTGGGGAGCGCCGCAGAGCAGGAGGTCCCGCTGTCGCGCGAGATCGAGGTGCTCGAGCACTACGTCGACATCCAGCAGGAGCGCTTCCAGGGGCGCCTGGTGGTGCGACTGGATGTCGCGCCCGACGTGCGCGAGGCGCTCGTGCCCAACCTCATCCTCCAGCCCCTGGTGGAGAATGCGATCAAGCACGGGATCGGTCCGCGCGCGGCGGGTGGGACGGTGGAGGTGGCGGCGCGTCGCTCCAACGACGCGCTGCTGCTCGTCGTCCGCGACGACGGTGTGGGCGAACCGGTCCCGCAGCTGCGGCGCGAAGGGGTCGGCCTGGCCAACTCGCGCGCCCGCCTCACCTCGCTGTATGGCGAGGGGCACCGCCTCACCGCGGGGGCGGGGGCGACGGGCGGATTCGAGGTGTCGATCGTCATCCCCTTCCACACCGAGCCGGCGGCGCGCCTCGTGGCCGCTGGCATCGATCCCGACTGA